The Pseudomonas pergaminensis nucleotide sequence CCTCGTTCAACACCTGGATCATGCTGGCCCTGGGGATGTTCGTGCTGCTGTGCGGGCCGACCTTGTACATGTTCAGCCTCGGCGTCGAGTCCCTTGGCGTGTACCTCGACACCTTCTTCAGCCGCAGCCTGTTCACCGGCGCCGCCAGTGGCGACACCTGGCCGTACAGTTGGACGGTGTTCTACTGGTCGGTGTGGTTTGCCTGGGCGCCGGTGAGTGCGCTGTTCCTCGGCAAGATAGGCCGTGGCTATACCGTGCGTGAATTCATCCATATCAACATGCTCTACCCGGCGTTGTTCACGGCGGTGTGGATCTGCATCTTCTCCGGCACCAGCCTGTACTTCGATGCGCTGGGCGACGGCAGCCTCAACCGGGTGTTGAACGAGCAGGGCGTGGAGCATGTGCTGTACCAGATGTTCCAGCAATTGCCGGCCAGTGGCCTGATGATCGCGTTCCTGCTGTTTGTCGCGTTCATCTCTTTCGTCACCGCGGCCGACTCCAGCACCGACGTGATCGCCAACCTGTGCAGCAAAGGCGTGACCGCCGATTCCGACCTGGACGGCAACCCGCTGCTGAAGATTGTCTGGGGCCTGATCATCGGCTCGGTCTCGTGGGTGATGGTCGCGTTTGTCGGCATCGACGGGGTGAAGATGCTCTCCAACCTCGGCGGCTTGCCGGGCATGATCCTGGTGTTGCTGGCCAGTACCTCGTTGATCTTCTGGCTGAAGAACCCGGCGCTGCTCGATGTGAAAAACGTCCGGCCGGCCACCGAGCCCGAGCTGCGCGGCACCAGCCCCGTGGCGGAATTTGCCCGCTAGACCCAACCACCTGTGTGCCTCCCCACGCGCTCCCCTGCGGGCGTGGGGGAGCCGTTTGTTCGCAATAAACGCGTTTGGAGTTACCGATGGAAATCGTTACCGAGTTTGCCTACAAGGTCCGTGAAATCGAGCACTGCCTGATCCCCTTGAAGGACGGCACCCAACTGGCTGCCCGTATCTGGCTGCCCGAAGTCGCCGGCTCGCAGGCCTTCCCGGCGATCCTGGAATACCTGCCGTACCGCAAGCGCGATGG carries:
- a CDS encoding BCCT family transporter, which codes for MKYPLRPLVFWPTFLILLAAVIASYVDLNAFLAVSKQLNNLILKNFSWLFSAGSFAMVVLTAIVYFSALGKVRIGGEEAQPLLSKWRWFMVALCTTLAVGVLFWTTAEPLYHLYGPPTSQPIEAGSSAAKSFAMSTMFLHWTITPYAIYLVPSLVFALVFYNRRSNFSIGAMLEPLLGAARVKRYAGLIDTLAMFALVAGMASSLGTGALTLAGGLAQYIGGETTPFRLAIIIAIIVITFVASAASGLQKGIVMLSSFNTWIMLALGMFVLLCGPTLYMFSLGVESLGVYLDTFFSRSLFTGAASGDTWPYSWTVFYWSVWFAWAPVSALFLGKIGRGYTVREFIHINMLYPALFTAVWICIFSGTSLYFDALGDGSLNRVLNEQGVEHVLYQMFQQLPASGLMIAFLLFVAFISFVTAADSSTDVIANLCSKGVTADSDLDGNPLLKIVWGLIIGSVSWVMVAFVGIDGVKMLSNLGGLPGMILVLLASTSLIFWLKNPALLDVKNVRPATEPELRGTSPVAEFAR